In Anas platyrhynchos isolate ZD024472 breed Pekin duck chromosome 7, IASCAAS_PekinDuck_T2T, whole genome shotgun sequence, one genomic interval encodes:
- the SLC39A10 gene encoding zinc transporter ZIP10 isoform X4 — translation MLEEQCVLILPRLKRQRNFPLTCSSAKYPGGIDINLEFSWCLHICLPKNLVSPFWNQETRKSHREETEMKVHMHTKFCIICLLTFIFHQCNHCHEDGHDHGPEEERVHYHNYYQISEAPYHQNAGTESMPSKFSALEAENEQKYYIEKIFDRFGENGRLSFFGLEKLLISLGLGEVRVVVINHDDIGHDHVSHLYALDVQEGKHFHSHNHPHSHSDSENQTMVGMAAKRNHKCDHERDAALSSIKGDGKHIHDQSHHHHHHHPHLHHHLDHNGTHHSRNDSVGHSEHGEQNHGPSTETNTTQDQRERKQRKQKKKRKKISETSGDTTQDYAPDHHPGDQYEHNRVHKHDHVHDASHVHVHHHEHGSDHSTSHGHQDSSLGNEDGHHHTSKREAPRKQMGVRKHTTFSARSHKDHNEDERDREECLNVTQLLRHYGLETSSPISPELFTYMCPALLYQVERRLCIVHYDELEDFMKSKTASIQNKDKTGASAWFCGIISITVISLLSLLGVILIPIINQWCFKFLLTFLVALAVGTMSGDALLHLLPHSHGGHNHSHHHGQGHVHEHRHSHRHAHPHGIGTEGFLEENDPVLKGLVALGGIYVLFIIEHCIRMYKHYNKQKSQQKWCKKKQTEESPIGRKLSDHKLNNRPDADWLQLKPLAGADDSVLSEDRFNETELTDLDGQLESPPKNYLSVEEENNVHHPHNDVTRAAQEHDVHDSEYDSHGEDKMIARKHSHHWHHKHSHHSHGHCHSGKDLKDTGIANIAWMVIMGDGIHNFSDGLAIGAAFSAGLTGGISTSIAVFCHELPHELGDFAVLLKAGMTVKQAIVYNLLSAMMAYIGMLIGTAVGQYANNITLWIFAVTAGMFLYVALVDMLPEMLHGDGDNEEHGYCPVGQFILQNLGLLLGFAIMLVIALYEDKIVLDIQF, via the exons GAAACAGAGATGAAggtacacatgcacacaaaattttgcatcatttgtttgctgacatttatttttcatcagtgCAATCATTGCCATGAAGATGGACACGACCATGGTCCTGAAGAGGAACGTGTACACTACCATAATTACTATCAGATCTCGGAGGCACCCTACCACCAGAATGCAGGAACAGAGTCTATGCCGAGTAAATTTTCAGCTTTGGAAGctgaaaatgagcaaaaataCTACATTGAAAAGATTTTTGATCGCTTTGGTGAAAATGGAAGATTATCCTTTTTTGGCCTGGAAAAACTGTTAATAAGCCTTGGTTTAGGAGAAGTAAGAGTAGTGGTGATAAATCATGATGATATTGGCCATGATCATGTTTCTCACCTGTATGCTTTAGATGTACAGGAAGGAAAGCATTTTCACTCTCATAACCATCCTCATAGCCACTCAGATTCAGAAAATCAAACCATGGTTGGTATGGCTGCAAAGAGAAATCATAAATGTGACCATGAGAGAGATGCAGCTCTGTCATCTATAAAAGGTGATGGGAAACACATTCATGACCAGAGTCACCATCACCATCATCACCATCCTCATCTGCACCATCATCTTGACCATAATGGTACACATCATTCTCGCAATGATTCAGTTGGTCATAGTGAGCATGGAGAACAGAACCATGGACCTTCAACAGAGACAAACACAACACAGGATCAGCGTGAAAGAAAACAACggaaacagaagaagaaacGAAAGAAAATCAGTGAGACTTCAGGAGATACTACGCAAGATTATGCTCCAGATCATCATCCAGGTGATCAGTATGAGCACAATCGTGTTCATAAACATGATCACGTACATGATGCATCTCATGTGCATGTACACCATCATGAACACGGTAGTGATCATTCTACTAGTCACGGACATCAAGATTCCAGTCTAGGTAATGAGGATGGACATCACCATACCAGCAAGCGAGAGGCACCTCGCAAGCAGATGGGTGTAAGAAAACACACTACTTTTTCAGCACGTAGTCATAAGGATCATAATGAAGATGAACGTGATCGTGAAGAG TGCTTGAATGTAACCCAGCTGCTACGACATTATGGTCTGGAAACCAGCTCTCCAATATCTCCTGAATTGTTTACATACATGTGTCCTGCTCTGCTATACCAAGTTGAGAGAAGACTTTGTATTGTACATTATGATGAGCTTGAAGATTTTATGAAAAGTAAAACTGCATCAATTCAGAATAAAGATAAAACAGGTGCTTCAG CCTGGTTTTGTGGTATCATCTCTATCACCGTCATTAGCCTGCTTTCCTTGCTAGGTGTGATCTTGATTCCCATCATTAACCAATGGTGCTTCAAATTTCTTCTAACTTTCTTGGTAGCTCTGGCTGTAGGAACAATGAGTGGAGATGCTCTACTCCACCTGTTGCCACAT TCACATGGAGGCCACAACCACAGCCACCACCATGGCCAAGGTCACGTTCATGAACACAGGCATTCTCATCGACATGCCCACCCACATGGAATAGGGACTGAAGGCTTTCTAGAAGAAAATGATCCAGTGTTGAAAGGTCTTGTGGCACTTGGAGGCATTTATGTCTTGTTCATCATTGAACATTGTATAAGAATGTACAAGCATTACAATAAACAAAAG AGTCAGCAGAAATGGTGCAAGAAAAAGCAGACTGAAGAATCACCAATTGGAAGGAAACTCTCAGATCACAAATTAAATAATAGACCAGATGCTGACTGGCTTCAGCTCAAACCCCTTGCAG GAGCAGATGACTCGGTTTTATCTGAAGATCGATTTAATGAAACTGAACTGACTGACTTAGATGGCCAGCTGGAATCCCCTCCCAAAAACTATTTGTCtgtagaagaagaaaacaacgtGCACCATCCTCACAATGATGTTACACGTGCTGCTCAAGAGCATGATGTTCACGATTCAGAGTACGACAGCCATGGTGAAGATAAAATGATAGCTAGGAAACACAGTCACCACTGGCATCACAAACATTCGCATCATTCCCATGGCCACTGCCATTCTGGAAAAGACCTGAAAGATACAGGGATAGCTAATATTGCTTGGATGGTAATTATGGGAGATGGAATTCACAACTTCAGCGACGGCTTAGCAATAG gagCAGCTTTTAGTGCTGGACTGACAGGAGGAATCAGTACATCTATAGCAGTATTTTGTCATGAGCTTCCCCATGAATTAG GTGATTTTGCTGTGCTTCTTAAAGCTGGCATGACGGTAAAGCAAGCTATTGTGTACAACCTCCTGTCTGCCATGATGGCTTACATCGGGATGCTGATAGGCACAGCGGTGGGACAGTATGCGAACAACATCACCTTGTGGATCTTTGCGGTCACTGCAGGCATGTTCCTCTATGTGGCACTGGTTGATATG cttCCAGAAATGCTTCATGGAGATGGAGATAATGAAGAGCATGGCTATTGTCCTGTGGGACAGTTCATTCTTCAGAATCTAGGCCTGCTTCTTGGATTTGCCATCATGCTGGTGATTGCCCTCTATGAAGACAAAATTGTGCTTGACATCCAGTTTTGA
- the SLC39A10 gene encoding zinc transporter ZIP10 isoform X6, producing MCQRETEMKVHMHTKFCIICLLTFIFHQCNHCHEDGHDHGPEEERVHYHNYYQISEAPYHQNAGTESMPSKFSALEAENEQKYYIEKIFDRFGENGRLSFFGLEKLLISLGLGEVRVVVINHDDIGHDHVSHLYALDVQEGKHFHSHNHPHSHSDSENQTMVGMAAKRNHKCDHERDAALSSIKGDGKHIHDQSHHHHHHHPHLHHHLDHNGTHHSRNDSVGHSEHGEQNHGPSTETNTTQDQRERKQRKQKKKRKKISETSGDTTQDYAPDHHPGDQYEHNRVHKHDHVHDASHVHVHHHEHGSDHSTSHGHQDSSLGNEDGHHHTSKREAPRKQMGVRKHTTFSARSHKDHNEDERDREECLNVTQLLRHYGLETSSPISPELFTYMCPALLYQVERRLCIVHYDELEDFMKSKTASIQNKDKTGASAWFCGIISITVISLLSLLGVILIPIINQWCFKFLLTFLVALAVGTMSGDALLHLLPHSHGGHNHSHHHGQGHVHEHRHSHRHAHPHGIGTEGFLEENDPVLKGLVALGGIYVLFIIEHCIRMYKHYNKQKSQQKWCKKKQTEESPIGRKLSDHKLNNRPDADWLQLKPLAGADDSVLSEDRFNETELTDLDGQLESPPKNYLSVEEENNVHHPHNDVTRAAQEHDVHDSEYDSHGEDKMIARKHSHHWHHKHSHHSHGHCHSGKDLKDTGIANIAWMVIMGDGIHNFSDGLAIGAAFSAGLTGGISTSIAVFCHELPHELGDFAVLLKAGMTVKQAIVYNLLSAMMAYIGMLIGTAVGQYANNITLWIFAVTAGMFLYVALVDMLPEMLHGDGDNEEHGYCPVGQFILQNLGLLLGFAIMLVIALYEDKIVLDIQF from the exons GAAACAGAGATGAAggtacacatgcacacaaaattttgcatcatttgtttgctgacatttatttttcatcagtgCAATCATTGCCATGAAGATGGACACGACCATGGTCCTGAAGAGGAACGTGTACACTACCATAATTACTATCAGATCTCGGAGGCACCCTACCACCAGAATGCAGGAACAGAGTCTATGCCGAGTAAATTTTCAGCTTTGGAAGctgaaaatgagcaaaaataCTACATTGAAAAGATTTTTGATCGCTTTGGTGAAAATGGAAGATTATCCTTTTTTGGCCTGGAAAAACTGTTAATAAGCCTTGGTTTAGGAGAAGTAAGAGTAGTGGTGATAAATCATGATGATATTGGCCATGATCATGTTTCTCACCTGTATGCTTTAGATGTACAGGAAGGAAAGCATTTTCACTCTCATAACCATCCTCATAGCCACTCAGATTCAGAAAATCAAACCATGGTTGGTATGGCTGCAAAGAGAAATCATAAATGTGACCATGAGAGAGATGCAGCTCTGTCATCTATAAAAGGTGATGGGAAACACATTCATGACCAGAGTCACCATCACCATCATCACCATCCTCATCTGCACCATCATCTTGACCATAATGGTACACATCATTCTCGCAATGATTCAGTTGGTCATAGTGAGCATGGAGAACAGAACCATGGACCTTCAACAGAGACAAACACAACACAGGATCAGCGTGAAAGAAAACAACggaaacagaagaagaaacGAAAGAAAATCAGTGAGACTTCAGGAGATACTACGCAAGATTATGCTCCAGATCATCATCCAGGTGATCAGTATGAGCACAATCGTGTTCATAAACATGATCACGTACATGATGCATCTCATGTGCATGTACACCATCATGAACACGGTAGTGATCATTCTACTAGTCACGGACATCAAGATTCCAGTCTAGGTAATGAGGATGGACATCACCATACCAGCAAGCGAGAGGCACCTCGCAAGCAGATGGGTGTAAGAAAACACACTACTTTTTCAGCACGTAGTCATAAGGATCATAATGAAGATGAACGTGATCGTGAAGAG TGCTTGAATGTAACCCAGCTGCTACGACATTATGGTCTGGAAACCAGCTCTCCAATATCTCCTGAATTGTTTACATACATGTGTCCTGCTCTGCTATACCAAGTTGAGAGAAGACTTTGTATTGTACATTATGATGAGCTTGAAGATTTTATGAAAAGTAAAACTGCATCAATTCAGAATAAAGATAAAACAGGTGCTTCAG CCTGGTTTTGTGGTATCATCTCTATCACCGTCATTAGCCTGCTTTCCTTGCTAGGTGTGATCTTGATTCCCATCATTAACCAATGGTGCTTCAAATTTCTTCTAACTTTCTTGGTAGCTCTGGCTGTAGGAACAATGAGTGGAGATGCTCTACTCCACCTGTTGCCACAT TCACATGGAGGCCACAACCACAGCCACCACCATGGCCAAGGTCACGTTCATGAACACAGGCATTCTCATCGACATGCCCACCCACATGGAATAGGGACTGAAGGCTTTCTAGAAGAAAATGATCCAGTGTTGAAAGGTCTTGTGGCACTTGGAGGCATTTATGTCTTGTTCATCATTGAACATTGTATAAGAATGTACAAGCATTACAATAAACAAAAG AGTCAGCAGAAATGGTGCAAGAAAAAGCAGACTGAAGAATCACCAATTGGAAGGAAACTCTCAGATCACAAATTAAATAATAGACCAGATGCTGACTGGCTTCAGCTCAAACCCCTTGCAG GAGCAGATGACTCGGTTTTATCTGAAGATCGATTTAATGAAACTGAACTGACTGACTTAGATGGCCAGCTGGAATCCCCTCCCAAAAACTATTTGTCtgtagaagaagaaaacaacgtGCACCATCCTCACAATGATGTTACACGTGCTGCTCAAGAGCATGATGTTCACGATTCAGAGTACGACAGCCATGGTGAAGATAAAATGATAGCTAGGAAACACAGTCACCACTGGCATCACAAACATTCGCATCATTCCCATGGCCACTGCCATTCTGGAAAAGACCTGAAAGATACAGGGATAGCTAATATTGCTTGGATGGTAATTATGGGAGATGGAATTCACAACTTCAGCGACGGCTTAGCAATAG gagCAGCTTTTAGTGCTGGACTGACAGGAGGAATCAGTACATCTATAGCAGTATTTTGTCATGAGCTTCCCCATGAATTAG GTGATTTTGCTGTGCTTCTTAAAGCTGGCATGACGGTAAAGCAAGCTATTGTGTACAACCTCCTGTCTGCCATGATGGCTTACATCGGGATGCTGATAGGCACAGCGGTGGGACAGTATGCGAACAACATCACCTTGTGGATCTTTGCGGTCACTGCAGGCATGTTCCTCTATGTGGCACTGGTTGATATG cttCCAGAAATGCTTCATGGAGATGGAGATAATGAAGAGCATGGCTATTGTCCTGTGGGACAGTTCATTCTTCAGAATCTAGGCCTGCTTCTTGGATTTGCCATCATGCTGGTGATTGCCCTCTATGAAGACAAAATTGTGCTTGACATCCAGTTTTGA
- the SLC39A10 gene encoding zinc transporter ZIP10 isoform X1, with the protein MQPVVISLCIQPKTRKHDQFGKVLCREVREEQCVLILPRLKRQRNFPLTCSSAKYPGGIDINLEFSWCLHICLPKNLVSPFWNQETRKSHREETEMKVHMHTKFCIICLLTFIFHQCNHCHEDGHDHGPEEERVHYHNYYQISEAPYHQNAGTESMPSKFSALEAENEQKYYIEKIFDRFGENGRLSFFGLEKLLISLGLGEVRVVVINHDDIGHDHVSHLYALDVQEGKHFHSHNHPHSHSDSENQTMVGMAAKRNHKCDHERDAALSSIKGDGKHIHDQSHHHHHHHPHLHHHLDHNGTHHSRNDSVGHSEHGEQNHGPSTETNTTQDQRERKQRKQKKKRKKISETSGDTTQDYAPDHHPGDQYEHNRVHKHDHVHDASHVHVHHHEHGSDHSTSHGHQDSSLGNEDGHHHTSKREAPRKQMGVRKHTTFSARSHKDHNEDERDREECLNVTQLLRHYGLETSSPISPELFTYMCPALLYQVERRLCIVHYDELEDFMKSKTASIQNKDKTGASAWFCGIISITVISLLSLLGVILIPIINQWCFKFLLTFLVALAVGTMSGDALLHLLPHSHGGHNHSHHHGQGHVHEHRHSHRHAHPHGIGTEGFLEENDPVLKGLVALGGIYVLFIIEHCIRMYKHYNKQKSQQKWCKKKQTEESPIGRKLSDHKLNNRPDADWLQLKPLAGADDSVLSEDRFNETELTDLDGQLESPPKNYLSVEEENNVHHPHNDVTRAAQEHDVHDSEYDSHGEDKMIARKHSHHWHHKHSHHSHGHCHSGKDLKDTGIANIAWMVIMGDGIHNFSDGLAIGAAFSAGLTGGISTSIAVFCHELPHELGDFAVLLKAGMTVKQAIVYNLLSAMMAYIGMLIGTAVGQYANNITLWIFAVTAGMFLYVALVDMLPEMLHGDGDNEEHGYCPVGQFILQNLGLLLGFAIMLVIALYEDKIVLDIQF; encoded by the exons GAAACAGAGATGAAggtacacatgcacacaaaattttgcatcatttgtttgctgacatttatttttcatcagtgCAATCATTGCCATGAAGATGGACACGACCATGGTCCTGAAGAGGAACGTGTACACTACCATAATTACTATCAGATCTCGGAGGCACCCTACCACCAGAATGCAGGAACAGAGTCTATGCCGAGTAAATTTTCAGCTTTGGAAGctgaaaatgagcaaaaataCTACATTGAAAAGATTTTTGATCGCTTTGGTGAAAATGGAAGATTATCCTTTTTTGGCCTGGAAAAACTGTTAATAAGCCTTGGTTTAGGAGAAGTAAGAGTAGTGGTGATAAATCATGATGATATTGGCCATGATCATGTTTCTCACCTGTATGCTTTAGATGTACAGGAAGGAAAGCATTTTCACTCTCATAACCATCCTCATAGCCACTCAGATTCAGAAAATCAAACCATGGTTGGTATGGCTGCAAAGAGAAATCATAAATGTGACCATGAGAGAGATGCAGCTCTGTCATCTATAAAAGGTGATGGGAAACACATTCATGACCAGAGTCACCATCACCATCATCACCATCCTCATCTGCACCATCATCTTGACCATAATGGTACACATCATTCTCGCAATGATTCAGTTGGTCATAGTGAGCATGGAGAACAGAACCATGGACCTTCAACAGAGACAAACACAACACAGGATCAGCGTGAAAGAAAACAACggaaacagaagaagaaacGAAAGAAAATCAGTGAGACTTCAGGAGATACTACGCAAGATTATGCTCCAGATCATCATCCAGGTGATCAGTATGAGCACAATCGTGTTCATAAACATGATCACGTACATGATGCATCTCATGTGCATGTACACCATCATGAACACGGTAGTGATCATTCTACTAGTCACGGACATCAAGATTCCAGTCTAGGTAATGAGGATGGACATCACCATACCAGCAAGCGAGAGGCACCTCGCAAGCAGATGGGTGTAAGAAAACACACTACTTTTTCAGCACGTAGTCATAAGGATCATAATGAAGATGAACGTGATCGTGAAGAG TGCTTGAATGTAACCCAGCTGCTACGACATTATGGTCTGGAAACCAGCTCTCCAATATCTCCTGAATTGTTTACATACATGTGTCCTGCTCTGCTATACCAAGTTGAGAGAAGACTTTGTATTGTACATTATGATGAGCTTGAAGATTTTATGAAAAGTAAAACTGCATCAATTCAGAATAAAGATAAAACAGGTGCTTCAG CCTGGTTTTGTGGTATCATCTCTATCACCGTCATTAGCCTGCTTTCCTTGCTAGGTGTGATCTTGATTCCCATCATTAACCAATGGTGCTTCAAATTTCTTCTAACTTTCTTGGTAGCTCTGGCTGTAGGAACAATGAGTGGAGATGCTCTACTCCACCTGTTGCCACAT TCACATGGAGGCCACAACCACAGCCACCACCATGGCCAAGGTCACGTTCATGAACACAGGCATTCTCATCGACATGCCCACCCACATGGAATAGGGACTGAAGGCTTTCTAGAAGAAAATGATCCAGTGTTGAAAGGTCTTGTGGCACTTGGAGGCATTTATGTCTTGTTCATCATTGAACATTGTATAAGAATGTACAAGCATTACAATAAACAAAAG AGTCAGCAGAAATGGTGCAAGAAAAAGCAGACTGAAGAATCACCAATTGGAAGGAAACTCTCAGATCACAAATTAAATAATAGACCAGATGCTGACTGGCTTCAGCTCAAACCCCTTGCAG GAGCAGATGACTCGGTTTTATCTGAAGATCGATTTAATGAAACTGAACTGACTGACTTAGATGGCCAGCTGGAATCCCCTCCCAAAAACTATTTGTCtgtagaagaagaaaacaacgtGCACCATCCTCACAATGATGTTACACGTGCTGCTCAAGAGCATGATGTTCACGATTCAGAGTACGACAGCCATGGTGAAGATAAAATGATAGCTAGGAAACACAGTCACCACTGGCATCACAAACATTCGCATCATTCCCATGGCCACTGCCATTCTGGAAAAGACCTGAAAGATACAGGGATAGCTAATATTGCTTGGATGGTAATTATGGGAGATGGAATTCACAACTTCAGCGACGGCTTAGCAATAG gagCAGCTTTTAGTGCTGGACTGACAGGAGGAATCAGTACATCTATAGCAGTATTTTGTCATGAGCTTCCCCATGAATTAG GTGATTTTGCTGTGCTTCTTAAAGCTGGCATGACGGTAAAGCAAGCTATTGTGTACAACCTCCTGTCTGCCATGATGGCTTACATCGGGATGCTGATAGGCACAGCGGTGGGACAGTATGCGAACAACATCACCTTGTGGATCTTTGCGGTCACTGCAGGCATGTTCCTCTATGTGGCACTGGTTGATATG cttCCAGAAATGCTTCATGGAGATGGAGATAATGAAGAGCATGGCTATTGTCCTGTGGGACAGTTCATTCTTCAGAATCTAGGCCTGCTTCTTGGATTTGCCATCATGCTGGTGATTGCCCTCTATGAAGACAAAATTGTGCTTGACATCCAGTTTTGA
- the SLC39A10 gene encoding zinc transporter ZIP10 isoform X3 — protein MQPEEQCVLILPRLKRQRNFPLTCSSAKYPGGIDINLEFSWCLHICLPKNLVSPFWNQETRKSHREETEMKVHMHTKFCIICLLTFIFHQCNHCHEDGHDHGPEEERVHYHNYYQISEAPYHQNAGTESMPSKFSALEAENEQKYYIEKIFDRFGENGRLSFFGLEKLLISLGLGEVRVVVINHDDIGHDHVSHLYALDVQEGKHFHSHNHPHSHSDSENQTMVGMAAKRNHKCDHERDAALSSIKGDGKHIHDQSHHHHHHHPHLHHHLDHNGTHHSRNDSVGHSEHGEQNHGPSTETNTTQDQRERKQRKQKKKRKKISETSGDTTQDYAPDHHPGDQYEHNRVHKHDHVHDASHVHVHHHEHGSDHSTSHGHQDSSLGNEDGHHHTSKREAPRKQMGVRKHTTFSARSHKDHNEDERDREECLNVTQLLRHYGLETSSPISPELFTYMCPALLYQVERRLCIVHYDELEDFMKSKTASIQNKDKTGASAWFCGIISITVISLLSLLGVILIPIINQWCFKFLLTFLVALAVGTMSGDALLHLLPHSHGGHNHSHHHGQGHVHEHRHSHRHAHPHGIGTEGFLEENDPVLKGLVALGGIYVLFIIEHCIRMYKHYNKQKSQQKWCKKKQTEESPIGRKLSDHKLNNRPDADWLQLKPLAGADDSVLSEDRFNETELTDLDGQLESPPKNYLSVEEENNVHHPHNDVTRAAQEHDVHDSEYDSHGEDKMIARKHSHHWHHKHSHHSHGHCHSGKDLKDTGIANIAWMVIMGDGIHNFSDGLAIGAAFSAGLTGGISTSIAVFCHELPHELGDFAVLLKAGMTVKQAIVYNLLSAMMAYIGMLIGTAVGQYANNITLWIFAVTAGMFLYVALVDMLPEMLHGDGDNEEHGYCPVGQFILQNLGLLLGFAIMLVIALYEDKIVLDIQF, from the exons GAAACAGAGATGAAggtacacatgcacacaaaattttgcatcatttgtttgctgacatttatttttcatcagtgCAATCATTGCCATGAAGATGGACACGACCATGGTCCTGAAGAGGAACGTGTACACTACCATAATTACTATCAGATCTCGGAGGCACCCTACCACCAGAATGCAGGAACAGAGTCTATGCCGAGTAAATTTTCAGCTTTGGAAGctgaaaatgagcaaaaataCTACATTGAAAAGATTTTTGATCGCTTTGGTGAAAATGGAAGATTATCCTTTTTTGGCCTGGAAAAACTGTTAATAAGCCTTGGTTTAGGAGAAGTAAGAGTAGTGGTGATAAATCATGATGATATTGGCCATGATCATGTTTCTCACCTGTATGCTTTAGATGTACAGGAAGGAAAGCATTTTCACTCTCATAACCATCCTCATAGCCACTCAGATTCAGAAAATCAAACCATGGTTGGTATGGCTGCAAAGAGAAATCATAAATGTGACCATGAGAGAGATGCAGCTCTGTCATCTATAAAAGGTGATGGGAAACACATTCATGACCAGAGTCACCATCACCATCATCACCATCCTCATCTGCACCATCATCTTGACCATAATGGTACACATCATTCTCGCAATGATTCAGTTGGTCATAGTGAGCATGGAGAACAGAACCATGGACCTTCAACAGAGACAAACACAACACAGGATCAGCGTGAAAGAAAACAACggaaacagaagaagaaacGAAAGAAAATCAGTGAGACTTCAGGAGATACTACGCAAGATTATGCTCCAGATCATCATCCAGGTGATCAGTATGAGCACAATCGTGTTCATAAACATGATCACGTACATGATGCATCTCATGTGCATGTACACCATCATGAACACGGTAGTGATCATTCTACTAGTCACGGACATCAAGATTCCAGTCTAGGTAATGAGGATGGACATCACCATACCAGCAAGCGAGAGGCACCTCGCAAGCAGATGGGTGTAAGAAAACACACTACTTTTTCAGCACGTAGTCATAAGGATCATAATGAAGATGAACGTGATCGTGAAGAG TGCTTGAATGTAACCCAGCTGCTACGACATTATGGTCTGGAAACCAGCTCTCCAATATCTCCTGAATTGTTTACATACATGTGTCCTGCTCTGCTATACCAAGTTGAGAGAAGACTTTGTATTGTACATTATGATGAGCTTGAAGATTTTATGAAAAGTAAAACTGCATCAATTCAGAATAAAGATAAAACAGGTGCTTCAG CCTGGTTTTGTGGTATCATCTCTATCACCGTCATTAGCCTGCTTTCCTTGCTAGGTGTGATCTTGATTCCCATCATTAACCAATGGTGCTTCAAATTTCTTCTAACTTTCTTGGTAGCTCTGGCTGTAGGAACAATGAGTGGAGATGCTCTACTCCACCTGTTGCCACAT TCACATGGAGGCCACAACCACAGCCACCACCATGGCCAAGGTCACGTTCATGAACACAGGCATTCTCATCGACATGCCCACCCACATGGAATAGGGACTGAAGGCTTTCTAGAAGAAAATGATCCAGTGTTGAAAGGTCTTGTGGCACTTGGAGGCATTTATGTCTTGTTCATCATTGAACATTGTATAAGAATGTACAAGCATTACAATAAACAAAAG AGTCAGCAGAAATGGTGCAAGAAAAAGCAGACTGAAGAATCACCAATTGGAAGGAAACTCTCAGATCACAAATTAAATAATAGACCAGATGCTGACTGGCTTCAGCTCAAACCCCTTGCAG GAGCAGATGACTCGGTTTTATCTGAAGATCGATTTAATGAAACTGAACTGACTGACTTAGATGGCCAGCTGGAATCCCCTCCCAAAAACTATTTGTCtgtagaagaagaaaacaacgtGCACCATCCTCACAATGATGTTACACGTGCTGCTCAAGAGCATGATGTTCACGATTCAGAGTACGACAGCCATGGTGAAGATAAAATGATAGCTAGGAAACACAGTCACCACTGGCATCACAAACATTCGCATCATTCCCATGGCCACTGCCATTCTGGAAAAGACCTGAAAGATACAGGGATAGCTAATATTGCTTGGATGGTAATTATGGGAGATGGAATTCACAACTTCAGCGACGGCTTAGCAATAG gagCAGCTTTTAGTGCTGGACTGACAGGAGGAATCAGTACATCTATAGCAGTATTTTGTCATGAGCTTCCCCATGAATTAG GTGATTTTGCTGTGCTTCTTAAAGCTGGCATGACGGTAAAGCAAGCTATTGTGTACAACCTCCTGTCTGCCATGATGGCTTACATCGGGATGCTGATAGGCACAGCGGTGGGACAGTATGCGAACAACATCACCTTGTGGATCTTTGCGGTCACTGCAGGCATGTTCCTCTATGTGGCACTGGTTGATATG cttCCAGAAATGCTTCATGGAGATGGAGATAATGAAGAGCATGGCTATTGTCCTGTGGGACAGTTCATTCTTCAGAATCTAGGCCTGCTTCTTGGATTTGCCATCATGCTGGTGATTGCCCTCTATGAAGACAAAATTGTGCTTGACATCCAGTTTTGA